Proteins co-encoded in one Amaranthus tricolor cultivar Red isolate AtriRed21 chromosome 7, ASM2621246v1, whole genome shotgun sequence genomic window:
- the LOC130818768 gene encoding clathrin interactor EPSIN 2 gives MKKAFDQTIRDLKREVNKKVLKVPSIEQKVLDSTSNEPWGPHGALLADIANATRNYHEYQMIMSVLWKRLSDTGKNWRHVYKALTVLEYLVAHGSERVIDEIKEHAYQISTLSDFQYIDSSGRDQGNNVRRKSQSLVLLVNDKERIQEVRQKAASNRDKFRSTSAVGGMYRPGSNSGSGGYGDDRYEGNYDERNGYGREREWGNRDDERYGPYGDSYNREGDRYGRDSEEHYGRDRYGDDDSRGRTQSVDDYQNGSRSRSSDRNGDRAYDDDDRQSARGSSVRGEDQNDGRPIERKFSEQNLVAPPSYEEAVGVSKSPAYSDRDGEGPTASALQSSSPTVSAAPQSSSPVAYTTPQSTSPNGIDESQVSAEHAAPSHPNVGADTFDEFDPRGSFTVAPTTSSTGELDLLGSLSDAFFPSPLAIMPASGPSDVQPDSGKTASNPSFTAASEINNINQSFEDPFGDSPFKAIPSDEAPTQPQNFASSSSFHPVVNPSEHLLPVQTVESPNLEFTDAFPGLTYNPATVPDQTPNPQFYRQEPQSMQDDDILAGILPPSAPLPRAASLGAFPASSGIPQGTASQSAIPSTVHTSAGLGFMAPVVPSTGAPFSQVPSQNFSVPSSQHNSFSYSAPSNALANQAPVHASSNENIDLIGDMRQQPSAVIPISSQLNTSSTGSLALVPQQPAKEKFEPKSAVWADTLNRGLVNLNISGPKINPLSDIGIDFESLNRKEKRMEKPSATPATSNVAMGKAMGSGSGMGRASTGAMRPPPNAMLNPGMGMGMGMGGPGVGMNMGMGRPGVGMNMGMGGPGVGMGMGSYGPVNHQVGMGMGGMGGGMNMAMNMNMGQGVPMQPSNGLAPGSNMNNYNSMMGRGGYPQQPYGGAYRSM, from the exons ATGAAGAAGGCATTTGACCAAACTATTCGGGACTT AAAGAGGGAGGTCAACAAAAAAGTTCTTAAAGTTCCTTCAATAGAACAGAAG GTTCTTGATTCTACTAGCAATGAGCCTTGGGGTCCTCACGGAGCACTTCTTGCAGACATTGCAAACGCTACAAGAAATTA TCATGAATACCAAATGATCATGTCAGTATTGTGGAAGAGGTTGAGTGACACTGGCAAGAATTGGCGACATGTTTACAAG GCTTTGACAGTCTTGGAGTACTTGGTGGCACACGGGTCTGAACGTGTTATAGATGAAATAAAGGAACATGCTTACCAAATATCA ACATTGTCTGATTTCCAATATATCGATTCTAGTGGGAGGGATCAAGGAAATAATGTGAGAAGGAAATCTCAGAGCCTTGTACTTTTAGTAAATGACAAGGAACGGATACAAGAAGTTCGACAAAAGGCTGCTTCTAATAGGGACAA GTTCCGCAGCACATCTGCAGTTGGTGGAATGTATCGACCTGGTTCTAACTCAGGTTCTGGAGGATATGGTGATGATCGTTATGAAGGAAACTATGATGAAAGGAATGGTTATGGAAGAGAGCGAGAATGGGGCAATAGAGATGATGAAAGGTATGGGCCGTATGGTGACTCATACAACAGAGAAGGAGATCGTTATGGCAGAGACTCTGAGGAGCATTATGGGAGAGATAGGTATGGAGATGATGACTCCAGAGGAAGAACTCAAAGTGTTGATGACTACCAGAATGGATCAAGGAGTAGGAGTTCTGACAGAAATGGAGATCGTgcttatgatgatgatgatcgtCAGTCAGCCAG AGGAAGTAGTGTTAGAGGAGAAGACCAAAATGATGGAAG GCCAATTGAACGCAAGTTCTCTGAGCAAAATCTTGTTGCTCCTCCTAGTTACGAAGAGGCTGTGGGTGTTTCTAAAAGCCCTGCTTATAGTGACAG GGATGGAGAAGGACCTACTGCATCAGCTCTTCAATCAAGTTCTCCAACTGTAAGTGCTGCTCCGCAGTCATCATCTCCTGTTGCTTACACTACTCCTCAGTCAACATCTCCCAATGGAATTGATGAAAGTCAAGTATCTGCGGAGCATGCTGCTCCGTCACATCCAAATGTAGGAGCTGACACATTTGATGAATTTGACCCTCGTGGTTCTTTTACAG TTGCACCAACTACATCAAGCACTGGAGAATTGGACTTGCTTGGTTCTCTTTCAGATGCATTTTTTCCAAGTCCTTTAGCAATCATGCCAGCATCTGGCCCTTCAGATGTCCAGCCTGATTCTGGGAAGACTGCTTCTAATCCCTCATTTACTGCAGCATCAGAaattaacaatataaaccaG TCTTTTGAAGATCCATTTGGCGATTCACCTTTCAAGGCCATCCCATCAGATGAGGCACCAACTCAACCCCAAAATTTTGCCTCCTCATCTTCCTTTCATCCTGTTGTAAACCCTTCAGAGCATTTACTGCCTGTTCAGACGGTGGAGTCTCCAAATCTGGAATTTACAGATGCATTTCCTGGCTTAACTTACAATCCAGCTACTGTCCCTGACCAAACACCAAATCCCCAATTTTATCGTCAAGAACCACAATCAATGCAGGATGATGATATACTTGCTGGAATTTTACCTCCTTCTGCACCTCTTCCCCGTGCTGCTTCACTTGGAGCTTTTCCTGCTTCATCAGGCATACCTCAAGGAACTGCATCACAATCAGCTATTCCTTCAACCGTGCATACTTCAGCAGGCCTTGGTTTCATGGCTCCAGTAGTTCCTTCAACAGGAGCGCCGTTTTCTCAAGTCCCTTCTCAGAATTTTTCTGTGCCATCTAGCCAGCATAACTCATTTTCTTATTCTGCTCCATCTAATGCTCTAGCAAATCAGGCACCAGTTCATGCATCAAGTAATGAAAATATTGATTTAATAGGGGATATGCGTCAACAACCTAGTGCAGTCATTCCCATATCTTCTCAATTAAATACAAGTTCTACTGGTTCACTTGCACTTGTTCCTCAACAACCTGCTAAGGAAAAGTTTGAGCCTAAATCTGCTGTGTGGGCTGATACGCTGAACAGAGGTTTAGTTAACTTGAACATTTCTGGAC CTAAAATTAATCCTCTGTCAGACATAGGTATTGATTTTGAATCCCTTAATCGCAAGGAGAAGAGGATGGAGAAACCTAGTGCAACTCCAGCTACCTCCAACGTTGCGATGGGCAAGGCCATGGGATCTGGTTCTGGAATGGGGCGTGCCAGTACAGGTGCAATGAGGCCTCCACCAAATGCTATGTTGAATCCGGGTATGGGTATGGGTATGGGTATGGGTGGACCTGGTGTTGGTATGAATATGGGTATGGGTAGACCCGGTGTTGGTATGAATATGGGTATGGGTGGACCTGGTGTTGGTATGGGTATGGGAAGCTATGGGCCTGTGAATCATCAAGTAGGCATGGGCATGGGGGGTATGGGAGGGGGAATGAACATGGCTATGAATATGAATATGGGGCAAGGAGTTCCAATGCAACCATCCAATGGTTTAGCTCCCGGATCGAATATGAACAATTATAATTCCATGATGGGAAGAGGTGGCTATCCACAACAACCATACGGTGGTGCATATCGATCCATGTAA
- the LOC130818769 gene encoding uncharacterized protein LOC130818769, whose translation MNSKRWDSRRTMTMNWDGLEDEDDDFFDTTNRISAVVPMDMLIGHSDDGSDDDDEFEDPRMSFASVVSSSSSEGGSLPLNLVGPTPPLAPPSTENYDIWMSAPTSIQERRRRLLHGMGLNSSKELVRLRTMAMSKKFVTAAGSGTGTGTGGHPPLPPSSKGEEHRKPQEETAGLSTEKNVDDNDDQDLDYLMGSFSPDECAFLVRSRSDGDIDPFSIETKRRKEHLIGNVSKQRLTRTSSTLTPFTRLCNFNYISMDTNINSSNTTTSSPSTNKQTNDHEKEGISKVHKKPTNKNGKKPRSNKQKSNMVVKGGETIGAFFLIKNLDTGKEFVVKEFAEDGMWNRLSDLQTGKQLTMEEFEKSVGYSPVVKELMRRENGRRHSSVDSNSGSLERKGSVNAYLSKSFRNSKRRGVSLLKNINKVANSVTGLGGSTPEKEQHSAPPNAIPVSIPTPTPVPTVSDPQKGGKVSAIPTNNEWVRVRTQGKAYKELTALRFCQEIQAHQGSIWTIKFNFDGRYLASAGEDKVIHIWEVQECEIASLKPPEEAANSTPVHPMSCPSPDRDKPPLAPDMSTLEKKKKGRSGSRRGSSMPEYVHLPETVFTLSNEPICSFEGHLDDVLDLSWSRTQLYLLSSSMDKTVRLWDLDTKTCLKLFAHNDYVTCIQFNPVNDEYFISGSLDAKVRIWSVPGRRVVDWTELHEMVTAACYTPDGQGAAVGSHKGNCRMYNVTDGKLSETIQFDIQSKKKSTPKKITGFEFTSDNPNEVLITSADSRIRLYDGTDVVQKFRGFRNTSSQIAASFSPDEKYVICGSEDSNVYIWKREEPRNGKTKTIIDTSSYECFQCKDVSVAIPWPGSIKFEPPTINLHPKKNSKKPTPSATNSPKKEEANNKNKRQLPPLPNKKNHNATAEKTSHNNNNENINNNNDEHNNNSENPADGEKSPNSPEADPSQISRTESGRDHSFCSSTGASIRYGDSPSICSGQSSLSPSWAPGWSWFDGSGSHGSDTMQANAWGLVIVTAGLGGEIKAYQNFGAPLKVGRQSFLA comes from the exons ATGAATTCAAAACGTTGGGATTCCAGACGAACAATGACCATGAATTGGGATGGTTTAGAGGACGAAGACGACGATTTCTTCGACACTACCAATCGTATATCCGCCGTCGTACCCATGGATATGTTAATCGGACATTCTGATGATGGCTCTGACGATGACGACGAGTTTGAGGACCCACGTATGTCGTTTGCTTCCGTTGTATCATCGTCGTCATCAGAAGGAGGGTCATTGCCATTGAATTTGGTGGGTCCTACTCCGCCTCTTGCACCGCCGTCAACAGAGAATTATGATATTTGGATGTCGGCACCGACGTCGATACAAGAGCGTCGACGACGGTTGTTGCATGGTATGGGGTTAAATAGCAGTAAGGAGCTTGTTAGGCTACGTACAATGGCTATGTCGAAGAAGTTTGTTACGGCGGCAGGATCAGGAACGGGAACGGGAACAGGAGGACACCCTCCATTACCACCGAGTTCTAAAGGAGAAGAACACAGAAAACCTCAAGAGGAAACTGCTGGATTATCTACAGAGAAGAatgttgatgataatgatgatcagGATTTGGATTATTTAATGGGATCATTCTCCCCAGATGAGTGTGCGTTTTTGGTTAGATCAAGATCTGATGGTGACATTGACCCGTTTTCGATTGAGACGAAACGGAGGAAAGAGCATTTAATTGGGAATGTCTCGAAACAGAGATTAACCAGAACATCATCTACATTGACGCCATTTACACGTCTCTGCAATTTTAACTACATTTCCATGGATACGAACATCAATAGCAGCAATACCACCACCTCTTCTCCGTCAACCAACAAACAAACGAATGATCATGAGAAGGAGGGTATTAGCAAAGTACACAAAAAACCTACTAATAAAAATGGGAAAAAACCCAGATCAAATAAGCAAAAAAGCAATATGGTTGTTAAAGGAGGAGAAACAATTGGGGCATTTTTTCTGATAAAGAATTTAGATACAGGAAAAGAGTTTGTGGTAAAAGAATTTGCAGAAGATGGGATGTGGAATCGATTGAGTGATCTTCAAACAGGGAAGCAATTAACAATGGAGGAGTTTGAGAAATCAGTTGGGTATTCCCCAGTTGTGAAGGAACTCATGAGGAGAGAAAATGGCCGGCGGCATAGCAGCGTTGATAGCAATTCTGGGTCTCTTGAACGAAAGGGTAGTGTCAATGCTTATTTGTCCAAGAGTTTTAGGAATAGTAAGAGAAGGGGAGTTTCTTTGCTTAAGAATATCAACAAAGTAGCAAATTCAGTCACAGGTTTAGGTGGCTCGACGCCGGAAAAGGAGCAGCACTCGGCTCCTCCGAACGCAATTCCGGTGTCGATTCCAACACCGACTCCTGTGCCCACTGTTTCAGACCCACAAAAAGGAGGGAAAGTTAGTGCAATTCCGACTAATAACGAATGGGTTAGGGTAAGAACACAGGGAAAAGCATATAAAGAACTGACTGCGCTTAGATTTTGCCAGGAGATTCAAGCACACCAAGGATCAATTTGGAcgattaaattcaattttgatggAAGGTATTTAGCAAGTGCAGGAGAAGATAAAGTGATTCATATATGGGAAGTACAAGAATGTGAGATTGCATCTTTGAAACCACCTGAAGAAGCTGCTAATTCTACACCAGTACATCCTATGTCCTGCCCGTCCCCTGACCGGGACAAGCCCCCTCTTGCCCCTGATATGTCGACattggagaagaagaagaagggtcGATCGGGTAGTCGGAGAGGGAGTAGTATGCCTGAATATGTTCATTTGCCTGAGACTGTTTTCACTCTCTCCAATGAACCTATTTGTTCCTTTGAAGGCCATCTTGATGATGTGCTTGATCTTTCTTGGTCTAGAACTCAG TTGTATCTGCTATCATCTTCAATGGATAAAACGGTCAGATTGTGGGATTTGGACACAAAGACTTGTTTGAAGTTGTTTGCGCATAATGACTATG TTACTTGTATACAATTCAATCCGGTGAACGACGAATATTTCATCAGCGGATCGCTTGATGCTAAGGTTCGCATCTGGAGCGTACCAGGTCGACGAGTTGTTGATTGGACAGAACTTCATGAAATGGTCACTGCTGCTTGCTATACTCCTGATGGCCAG GGTGCTGCAGTAGGTTCTCACAAAGGGAATTGTCGCATGTACAACGTAACTG ACGGGAAATTAAGTGAAACAATCCAATTTGATATCCAGAGCAAGAAGAAATCAACTCCTAAGAAAATCACTGGATTTGAG TTTACCTCGGACAATCCAAATGAAGTTCTTATAACCTCAGCTGATTCAAGGATACGATTATACGATGGCACTGACGTTGTTCAAAAATTTAGAG GATTTCGAAACACAAGCAGTCAAATAGCTGCTTCCTTCAGTCCAGATGAAAAGTATGTGATATGTGGGAGTGAAGATTCAAATGTGTATATATGGAAGCGAGAAGAACCCAGAAATGGTAAAACAAAGACAATCATTGACACGAGCTCCTACGAGTGTTTTCAGTGTAAGGATGTGTCCGTGGCTATCCCTTGGCCCGGTAGCATAAAGTTTGAGCCTCCGACTATAAACCTACACCCCAAGAAGAACTCGAAAAAACCAACTCCTTCAGCCACGAATTCCCCCAAAAAAGAAGAAGCTAATAACAAGAACAAACGACAACTCCCTCCATTACCAAACAAGAAAAACCATAATGCAACCGCTGAGAAAACTTcccataacaataacaacgagAACATAAACAACAACAATGATGAACACAATAACAACAGTGAGAACCCTGCAGATGGTGAAAAATCTCCGAATAGTCCAGAAGCAGACCCATCACAAATAAGTAGGACAGAGTCAGGAAGAGATCATTCCTTTTGTTCATCTACTGGGGCGTCAATTAGATACGGAGACTCACCATCAATTTGTTCGGGTCAAAGTTCTTTATCGCCTTCGTGGGCCCCTGGTTGGTCATGGTTTGATGGGAGTGGAAGCCATGGAAGTGACACTATGCAAGCGAATGCGTGGGGATTGGTCATTGTGACTGCTGGCTTAGGAGGAGAAATCAAGGCTTATCAGAATTTCGGAGCACCACTCAAGGTTGGGCGTCAATCTTTTCTAGCATAA